The following DNA comes from Photobacterium sp. DA100.
CGATCCTTGTGGTGGTGCTGCTAGCCATGCTGTTGGCCCGAGCAGCCTTGATCTACGGCCTGACCCCCTTGGTCGGGCGGGTGTCCCGCAACAGCCACCCGATTAGCTATCCCTTCCGCCACTTACTGTTTTGGGGAGGGTTGCGGGGAGCGGTGACGCTCGCACTGGCGTTGAGCCTGGAGCATACTTTTGTACTCGGGGAAACCGTCGTGGCACTGGCCACCGGCGCCGTGTTATTCACCATACTGGTGCAAGGTCTATCTATGGGGCGTCTTGTGCAGCGTCTCAAGCTTGATAAGCCGGAGCTAAGCCACCAGTTGATGCGTATGGAAGGGTGGCTCAGTGCCTACCACGAGGCAAAGCTGGAGCTGGAAAAAATCAAACAAACACAGGCCGCCCACTCAGCCACCCTTGACGATATGCTGCGCAGCATCGACGCGGCAATCGTTCGGCTTTCATCCGAGCTAAAAGAACAACGCGTCGGAAAGCTCGATCTTGAGACGGACTGGCGTTTGTTTTTGACTCGTTGTTTCACCATAGAGATCACCTTCCTGCACCAGTTATCAGAGAACGGCTACCTGACAGAAAGTGCTTTTTTGCGGCTTAGAGCGTCTATTCTGCAGCAGCTTGACGCCTTGCGGCATGATTACCCGTTGCCGGAACATAAGTACCTGATGAGCCGCTCTAAGCCCAACAACTTGCTGATGCGCTTTTTTTTGGGAAGAGAGGATTTTCGAAGTTGGTACGGGAAAGAGGAGTACTTGGAAGCCTGGGGACGAGCCCAGAGCTGTAAGCATTTGCTGAACTTTCTCAAGGAGATGGAGCAAAACGGTGAGATTGTCGATGTGCAAATTCCAAGGGCAAAGGAGCTCTACCAAAGCTGGATGGTTATCTCGGAGTCGCGAATGAATAACCTCAAGCGTAGTTACCCTGAGGCGATTCGGTCTCTGGGTACCCAGCAACTGAAGTCCTTGACTATCAATATACAGCGTCAGGCCATAAAACGGCAGGTGCGTGCCGGTGCCCTGACAGAGGGGATTGCCGATATTATGTTGCAGGAATTGAGTAGCGAATTGATGCATGCCCGAAGAGGGGATTTTTCCTTACTGCCGAGTCGGATTACAGGCTTGCTCAGCCGAACCAAGCACCAGCGCCGCACTTCGCGCTATTTCTAACGGTGCCGTGAACTTTAATCGGTGGGCGAGTCTCGATTCAATCGAACAGACAGTGATTGCAGGTGATGGGGAAACTTATCTGTAAGCGCGAAATAATTTTTGCGGCAGAGATATGTTTTATATTTCAATAAATTATATTTTGCAATTGGAACGAGCAAATGTCGTGGCTTGAATACCGAGAGTAACTCTTTGAATTATAAAGTGGGTGAAATCGACTCATAGCGGACATATGTGACAATATTAGGTCTGCTATTTGACGATTTTCTTAACGCCTCCTATTTTTATTTGGGCTCAATCAATAGAGGTGTGGAACGATGAAGAAAATGAACTCGGCTTACCGCTTGCAAATCATCAAAGAAGTAGCGACCCGCCGCCGTTTGACGACCGGTGGCGATCCTATGGCCTGCCACATTTCGAGGTTGATTGAGTCTAACAAACAGGAATCAACACCAGTAGATAAGCACTACACGGGTTGTCATTATGATGATGCAATCGGCGGCTGGGTGAGTAATTTGTGGGACCAGAAAAAATAGTCTGAAAATGCTGTTGCATTAGTGGATCGGCGAGCGGCTTAGTGCCGCTCGATTGTTGTTAGTGGTGTAATTAAATTCGGATATTTGCTGGCACAACGGAGGCGACTCAGGTACATTTCTCCGGTCTTGAATTGTTAGGTCGTCCCATGAACTACGTAG
Coding sequences within:
- a CDS encoding sodium:proton antiporter; translated protein: MEHGLSTSPLIAALVGMMLLAAALLLVANRVKWPFTVLLVIAGGLLHASGVDIWAGLDHFSQPEVATEIILVILLPTLIFEAAFNLDANRLRYNWLAIFTLAVPGTVITTLLIGTIVALLTPLSWEVAFLLGALLSATDPISVIALFKKLGAPKDLTLLMEGESLFNDATAIILTKLLLAALLTGIGMPDAVLSGLLSFVVIVVGGIVIGGVLGVAFSWIAGQVDDQPFVEITLTLVLAYGSYLLANVMGSSGILATVTAGLVMGSIGRPRLSTSAYRYLEHYWSYTAFAANSLIFLLVGLRADLGVIMETGPILVVVLLAMLLARAALIYGLTPLVGRVSRNSHPISYPFRHLLFWGGLRGAVTLALALSLEHTFVLGETVVALATGAVLFTILVQGLSMGRLVQRLKLDKPELSHQLMRMEGWLSAYHEAKLELEKIKQTQAAHSATLDDMLRSIDAAIVRLSSELKEQRVGKLDLETDWRLFLTRCFTIEITFLHQLSENGYLTESAFLRLRASILQQLDALRHDYPLPEHKYLMSRSKPNNLLMRFFLGREDFRSWYGKEEYLEAWGRAQSCKHLLNFLKEMEQNGEIVDVQIPRAKELYQSWMVISESRMNNLKRSYPEAIRSLGTQQLKSLTINIQRQAIKRQVRAGALTEGIADIMLQELSSELMHARRGDFSLLPSRITGLLSRTKHQRRTSRYF